A region of Vitis vinifera cultivar Pinot Noir 40024 chromosome 13, ASM3070453v1 DNA encodes the following proteins:
- the LOC104881287 gene encoding blue copper protein 1a-like, with amino-acid sequence MASKRFVGTMAILAFVLPVVAMATEFTVGDDQGWTINFDYEAWAKEKVFHVGDKLVFKYTTGRHNVFKVNGTAFTNCTIPPANEALTTGNDVIILAAPGRKWYICGVNDHCANYGQKLVITVLEESESPAPAPSNPTAPAPNSAHGISGSGYQLLMAAMVALAFLAV; translated from the exons ATGGCTTCTAAGCGGTTTGTTGGCACCATGGCAATCTTGGCATTTGTTCTTCCTGTTGTGGCCATGGCAACTGAATTTACTGTTGGAGATGACCAAGGATGGACCATTAATTTCGACTATGAAGCCTGGGCCAAGGAGAAAGTATTTCATGTTGGAGATAAACTAG TCTTCAAATACACGACGGGACGACACAATGTCTTCAAAGTGAATGGTACGGCCTTCACGAACTGCACTATACCACCAGCAAATGAAGCTCTTACCACTGGAAATGATGTAATTATACTGGCCGCCCCTGGAAGGAAGTGGTACATATGTGGTGTAAACGACCATTGTGCCAACTATGGACAGAAGCTTGTTATCACTGTATTGGAAGAGTCGGAATCTCCTGCACCGGCCCCCTCCAACCCCACAGCACCAGCACCCAACTCTGCTCATGGGATCTCTGGGTCCGGTTATCAACTTCTGATGGCAGCCATGGTTGCTCTTGCCTTCCTAGCTGTTTGA
- the LOC104881288 gene encoding blue copper protein 1a-like produces MASKHLAALAIFTILLPAVAMATEFTVGDDQGWTINFDYVAWAKDKVFHVGDKLVFKYTAGRHNVFKVNGTAFTNCTIPPANEALTTGNDVIILATPGRKWYICGVNDHCANYGQKLAITVLEAWVSPASAPSTPAASAPSTPTAPAPSTPTAPAPSTPAATAPSSAYGISVSGYQLLMAAMVAVAFLVV; encoded by the exons ATGGCTTCTAAACATTTAGCTGCCCTTGCAATCTTCACAATTCTTCTTCCTGCTGTGGCCATGGCAACTGAGTTTACTGTTGGAGATGATCAAGGTTGGACCATTAATTTCGACTATGTAGCCTGGGCCAAGGACAAAGTCTTTCATGTTGGCGATAAACTAG TCTTCAAATACACGGCGGGAAGGCACAATGTCTTCAAAGTTAACGGTACTGCCTTCACGAACTGCACTATACCACCAGCAAATGAGGCTCTTACCACTGGAAATGATGTGATTATACTGGCCACCCCTGGAAGGAAGTGGTATATTTGTGGTGTGAACGACCATTGTGCCAACTATGGACAGAAGCTTGCCATCACAGTGCTGGAAGCGTGGGTGTCTCCTGCATCAGCCCCCTCCACCCCCGCAGCATCAGCTCCCTCCACCCCCACAGCGCCAGCTCCCTCCACCCCCACAGCGCCAGCCCCCTCCACCCCCGCAGCAACAGCACCCAGTTCTGCTTATGGGATCTCGGTGTCTGGGTATCAGCTGCTGATGGCAGCCATGGTTGCTGTTGCTTTCCTAGTCGTTTGA